From Alteromonas sp. BL110:
AAAATACCAAGCTACGCGGGCGGGCAAATGCCTCTTTCTACTTATTTAGCGGAAGGGGTACGGGCTATCTTGGCCAATCAAAAGTTGTGGAAGGCACTGCCCGCTCAGGTTCAAGAGTGGCTTAATCTTCAGCAGGCGTTCTCTCAGCTACCTAGCCTTGAAAAGGTGCTGGTGGAGCAGTTTCCATTTAGGCAGGCGCACTATACCTTGTACTACACCTTCGACGGACGCAAAGCGAACCAAACCTTAGGTATGTTGTTAACGCGGCGGATGGAAAAAATGGGCATTAAGCCGTTGAGCTTCAGCGTGACGGATTATGGCTTGTCGGTAGCTGCAGTGAACGCCATCACCCAAGGACAGCTTCAGCAGCTATTTCAGCCAGATATATTAGGTGATGAACTAGAAGATTGGATGCTACAAGCGCCAATGCTAAAGCGTTCGTTCAGGCAAGTAGCGGTAGTTAGCGGGTTGACCGAACAGCGTTATCACGCCAGTCAAAAAACCATGAAACAAGTAACGTTTTCTACCGACCTCATTTACGATACATTGCGTGAACACGACCGCGACCACATATTACTTAAAGTGGCGCGGGCTGATGCTGAGCGCGAGCTGCTTGACTTACGCCGCCTCGCTAACTTACTGATTCGATATGTAGATTCAGCAACATTAGTGAACCTTGAAAAACCGTCTCCCATGGCCATACCTATTGTGCTTGATGTACGCAGTGAGCAAGTAAAAGGCGCTGGGGCACAGGCTGTTATTGAACAAGCTAATTTATACGCCGAAGCTGAAACCATGTTAGACGAAGTTCGCGCATTGCTATCAGGGGCTAACGTTGACTAGGTAATATGAACTCACAAATGAAAAGAACAAGGGGATAATTTGGCAATAACCGACGCGTGGCTAACTGAAAAAGTCAGCCAGCGCCAAATCACTATCACGAAATACGCAGACTACTTGTGGTTATTAGACGCACGTGGTGTGGCGTATTTACCCGTATGCGACTGGCTTATTGTGTCCGATCTTCACTTAGAAAAAGGCAGCTATTTACGCAGCTATGCTAACCCCTTACCCAGCTTAGACTCCACTGCTACACTCAAACGCCTGGAAAGTATTATTGATGATTATAAGCCTAAGCGGGTAATCAGCTTAGGTGACAGTTTTCACGATAAGCATAGCATGTCCCGTATGACCAATGAGGACCGTGAGCATTTATGTAGGCTTGTTGATAACGTCAATGAATGGATGTGGGTAGAAGGCAACCATGACCCAGATTTGCCTGAGGGCATTCCAGGCACGCCATGTTTTGAAGTAGTGCTAGATAATATGGTATTCAGGCATGAGCCGGAATTAAACGAAAAGCGAGAGCAAGTTATCGGTCACTATCACCCTAAAAAGCGCACCACCATTTCTCGACGCCGTTACTCGGGCAAATGCTTTACCAACAACAACAGTCTATTTGTAATGCCCGCCTTCGGGCAGTTCACCGGCGGGTTAGACATAGACGAAGATGTAATGCTAACGCTTCTTCCCAAGCTGCCCCGTCAGGTTTTCATGCTCTGTGACGGCATAATCTTCAAAATATAGCCCACCAAAAATGGGGTCAGAGTACATTTCCCCTTTAGCAGAATTGAGATGGGGTCAGAGTACATTTCACAGTTATCGCTGCTTCGAAAAAATGTACTCTGACCCCTTTGTTTGGGTTAGTCGCGCCAGCGTTTAGTTAGTTCGTCGTAGGCGTCTATGCGACGGTCGCGAAAGTAAGGCCAAATGCGCTTAACCTGCTCGGTACGTTCCATATCAAGCTTTACTGATAGCGTTGTTTCACCATCAGCCTCAGCTTTTGCCAAAATCTCACCTTGCGGGCCTGCTACAAAGCTCTGACCCCAGAACTGAATACCTGGGTCGCCTTCAACTGGTGACGCTTCAAAACCAGTGCGGTTCGCCACGATTACCGGTACTGAGTTTGCCACAGCATGAGAGCGCTGTATGGTTTCCCATGCGCCGTGTTGACGAGTACGCTCTTCTTCTGTGTCAGTTAAGTCCCAGCCAATAGCTGTAGGGTAGAACAACAAGTCTGCCCCAGCCATCGCCATTAGACGAGCCGCTTCTGGATACCACTGATCCCAACATACTAAAACACCAAGTTTACCAACGCTTGTTTCAATTGGTGTGAAGCCCATATCGCCCGGCGTAAAGTAAAACTTCTCGTAAAAGCCAGGGTCATCAGGAATATGCATTTTACGGTACTTACCCGCAATCTCTTTACTGCGGTCAAATACAACAGCGGTGTTGTGATACAAACCTGAGCCGCGTTTTTCAAACAAAGACGTGACTAACACGATGTTGTGCTTTTCGGCTAACTCACCAAAAAAGTCTGTTGCTGGACCTGGTATAGGTTCAGCTAAGTCAAAGGCGTCAGTATCTTCTTGCTGGCAAAAATACAGGGTGCTGTGCAGTTCTTGAAGCAAAATACACTCGCAACCTTCAGCTGCTAATTTGGCAACTTGCTCGGCACTTTTATTCCAGTTCGTTGCTTTGTCGTTGTCGGCAACGGCCTGTTGTACCAGACCAACTTTTAGCTTAACTGGGCGCATGTAATGACACTCCTTTCTTTAAGGTGGTGATAATCGAATCTTTTAACGTATTTGTGGGTACTTGCATAGAAATACAATGCAAGCTGCCGTATTGTCTTACGAGTACACTACAATCAATTGGTTCAACAATATGATTGGGATGTGCTTTTTGCACCGTCTCAATAGCTTCGGCATCTTCTTCTTCACCGTATACGGGCAACAAAATAGCCTTATTACAAATTAAGTAATTGGCATACGACGCCGGCAAGCGATCACCTTCATCGTTTACTATATGAGGCAGCGGTAAATGAAATTGTTCATGCTCTGGCAATTCAAGGGCGCACTCATCGCATAATGCCTTCAAACCTTCGAAGTGACTGTCGTTAGGACGGTTGTTACACGCCTGAATCACTAAGCCTTTATTCGGGGTAAAGCGCACTAGAGTGTCGATGTGGCCGTCAGTATCATCGCCTTCTAAATGACCATGCTGTAATACAGTAACCTTGCTGCAACCTAGCATGTCTTTAAATGCATCTTCGTAAGCACTGAGCGACATATCGCCATTTCGCTCAGGATTAAGTAAGCACTGTGCCGTACTTAATAAGTGGCCATTTTCATCAATCTCTAACGCACCGCCTTCTGCCACAATCGGGCTGCTGCGTAGCGCAGATTTGCACATGGCGGCGAGGTAACGCTGATTGACAAGGTTATCTTCAGAAGCGTCAAATTTGTTACCCCAACCGTTAAAACGAAACTCTACAGGCGAGCCATTACCTTCATTGTCTTTACACGTAATAAAGCCGTAGTCGCGCATCCATGTATCATTAAACGACGCGGCGACGATAAGCACCTGAGCATTTTCGGGTAAACGGGGCGTAAGGTCGTCAACGTCACTCGGCGCGCACAATAAAATGACACCCGCGTTATTGCGATTTACTGCTGAAATCACGTTCAGGTAGGTCGCTCTTGCTTCTTCCAACCATGGAGCCCAATCAGTTTGTGCGTGCGGCCATGCCAACATCACAGCATCAATGTCGTGCCATTCTGGCGCCATAATACGGTTGCCGAGCATAGTAAAATTCCAAGTCGCTTAAAAAAATAGGGAGTGGATTATAGCCATGCCTCGACGAGAGACCAAGGCAAATGGCGATGAAATTAATTGACTGTGACGATTAGTGGTAGCGCTCGTAAAAGAGACCGCTACCACTTTATAGGGAGTTTAGCCTAGCTTTGTGTCGCAGTAGCGTTGGCTTTTTTAAGATGTTTACTCAGGAATTTGATAAGCGCATTGTAGTATTTTGCTTCGTCTTCTACATAGTCGAAACCATGCCCTACGTCGTCAAAAACCATCCACTCATGCGTAATATTGTTATCTTTCAAGGCAAAGTGCAGGCGATAAGCGTGCTCTATATCAACTACAGTGTCATCGGTACCATGTGCGATAAAAACAGGCTTAGTGATACCTTTGAATTGATACAAAGGCGAGTATTTAAATAACTCTTCTTTTTGCGTATTAGGGTTACCAATGATCTCGGTTAATATCGTCATAATATCGTCGTTTTGTACGTCACTTCGCTGAAACTGCAGTGCAAGGTCTGTAACTCCGGCAAATGAGGCAGCGCACTGATACAGTTCAGGAGAGCGAATAATACTGTACAATGCCGAGTAACCACCGTAGCTGCCTCCAATAATACAAACATTGTTTGCATCGACTTCATAGTGCGTCTTGGCGTATGACAATGCTTGTTCAATATCATCTTCAATAAGGCGTCCCCACTGTTGCATGCCTTGTTGTTTAAATGATTTTCCGTAACCTGACGACCCTCTATAGTTGACTTGTAAAGTTGCGAAACCGGCATCAACCAGTACTTGAATGCTGCCAGAGTAGTGACGAGAATCATTTACGCCAATAGGGCCGCCATGAGGGATAACAACTAATGGTGGGTTTTGAACCTCTGGCAATGTAAGAAAGGCTTCCAACCCTACTCCGTCTTCCGACTGAAGTTTCAATAGTGCTGTTTTGCCAAGTTTCTTGTTCGAAAGCCAAGGATATAAATCGACTAGGTGAGTAAAAGTGTCACTTTGGCGATTGTAATGGAAGATTTGCTCTGGATTAGCGCTGTCATCTGCAACAAAAAGGATATTATTTCCCGAAGTGTCCATGTCTATAGCGTAAATACCATCAATTTGAGACATGGTTTTTAGGCGAGTGGTTAGCTCGTTGTAATTATCGGAAAAGTAGAGTTGCTTGCCCATTCCTTTTTCAAGGAAAGATACGCCAATAATCTCTTTGGTTTCAGGGTGTCTTATAACGCTTTTTAGATCATAGCTAGGGTGCTCAAATATAATGCCATCAAACTGTTTATTTTGAATATTAAAGCGTCTTAAATTGATTTTATCGCTGCGATGGTTAGTTAACACGTACAGTTCATCTCCCGACTCACTGCCTCCCACTACTTTAACCGCGTCATTCTTATCGCTTTTCCACATTTCCTTATAGCGATATTTACGAGGCTTTGATCCGGTTCTTGCGAAAATTTCGGTTATACCATTAAAGGTTCTACTCCCCCCTAATCGCCATCCTTTTGCATCAAATATCCAGTCTTGTAAGTCTGGTCCTGACTTATTCAATTTGAATTTGCGCCGAAAGTTACTTTCTTTGATTTTCTTCGACAAATCTAAGTTAAAAAGGTCAACATAGTAGTCGTATTCATCATCATCTTCATAACGAGCAAAAATAGCGTTAGATGGCTTATTTGGAAGCGTGTCTACCCAATGACCAGGTTGTGAAATATATGATAAACGAAACGGCGGATTTGGTGTTTTAGTACGGTCAGCAAACTCAACAATCACATAACGATGGAATCGACCGTTGGAGTATTGTTTCAATGAAATAAAATTATCGGAGAGCCATACTAATTCGGCAATGTAATTGAAGTGACGTTCCCACGACATTATTCTGTTTGAATGCTGAACATGCATTTGTTGACGCTCAAACGTGATAGGGTCATCTTTGGTGCCACGCACTAGATCGTGAATGATTAAATTGTATGAATCACTTTTAGGTTCGATATAGGCAATGGCCGTACCGGAAGGGTTTACTGAAAACAGTTTATATTTTGCGTCTTTGAAAAAAGACTCGGTCTGGAATTCAGAGGCTTTTGGCGTTTCAGCATGAGTATGCGGTGAGCCAAGGGTGAAAAAAAACAGTGAAAGAGTAAGCAGCAGTTTATTAATCGTCATTATTCTAGTCCCCGCTTTTTTCAGAATGTTTTAAGTAGAAATCGATATAATGATCGTCGGGGTATAAGCCGTTAGCGATGTCGTATTTATCAGCGAATTGAGAAAAATCTTGTTCGAGGATTTTGAGAATGATAGAGGTGCGATTGAGTACTTTTATTGTTGCTTGGCTTCCCAACCTCTCTATCATAAGTAGGCCGGTATAGTTGAGTTTGCCTGGCTGAACAGTAAAGGTAAGGTCTAAGCTTTCTAGGTCCATGTAGCTTTCAAGTAAGTTTCCTTTTGACAACGAACCGGTGCGTTCGAACACTCTGTCCCACGTGTAGGCACCTGCAGGTAGTTTAATCACATCAATGTGCTGTGAGTGATTAAGAGGGCCAAATGTATATTTGTTCGTTAAGCCACTACCTTTAAGTACTACGCTCTCTGTATAGCCCTTAGAATATAGTGCAATAATTGCGTAGCCTTCATCAGGTTCTAGTGGTTCAACTGTGGTTGTGTTGGCTATGAGTGGAGTGGAAAATACGACAAGCAATAGTACGAGTACAGCTTTCATTACTTCATTCCCTTGATGGTTTATTATTTATCACAAGTCTCTTATGTGAGCGTTTTTGACAACACTACAAATTACGATTCGTAAAATCAACTAAGTGAAAACAATTTACTTTTTTATTTTAAATGTCGCCCGCCATTAAGGTGCAATGTTTGGCCTGTGACGTAATCGCTATCGAATAAGTAATTCATGGCCTTTACGGCTTCTTTTGCGCCAGGAACCATTTCAAGTAAAGACTTCTTTAACGCTTTTTGCTTGTAAGCATCGTCGTCGCCTTCGTTGAACATGAGTAAAGCAGGTGCAATGCTATTCACTTTCACTTGTGGCGCTAGCTTTTTGGCAAAGGATAGGGTGAGGTTTTGCAACGCAGCTTTGCTTGCCGCATAAGCCATGTGCTTTTCACTGCCAGTATCTTGCACATAATCAGTCATATGAATAATGTCAGCTTGCACTTCACAACCGCACAGTGCTTCTTCTAATGCTAAATTAATGCGATAGGGGGCAACCGCATGAATCATCATCATGCGTTCCATTAAGTCTTGCTTGTTACTACTATCTTTCTCTTGTGCCCAATCTGATGCGTTGTGAATGATCCCTCGATAGGTTTTACTGATTGCCTTAATCTCATCAATTGCTCGATCAATAGCCGCCTCAGTGCTAAAATCCGCTTGTAAAACTGTTGCGCCTTTTTCCTCAAGCTTTGAAATACTCGAGCGATGGGTTCGGTAAGTCACAACAACGCGATGATCTTGTTCGAGTAAGCTTTCGGCCATCGCCAAGCCCAAACGTTGGCTAGCGCCTGTTATCAGTACAGGTGAGTTCAAGTTAGTGTCCTTCTTTTCTAAGAGGTAACAGTTTTATTATTCCGTGCTAAACGCACGTGAGGTAACAACAACATTAAATAAAAGTCATGTTGTCGTATAACCGAACTTTTACGATTTCAAAGGCGTATTAGTTCAAAAAAAGCAGTAACAACGGATAAAACAATGTTAGCAAAAGAAGCGGTAATTGTGCGTGATGCACTAGACCCCTCTATATCAGAGCCGGCACAACGTGTACGTGAAGCATTAGAAGCCAAGGGGTTAGAAACGCCTATGGTGGCTAATGGACTTTCTGATGAACAAAAGCGCAAACGAATTGAAAGCGCTATGCGTGACGTAATGGATACGCTTGGCCTTGATCTTACTGATGACAGCTTGTGCGACACGCCCACCCGTATTGCCAAAATGTACGTTAATGAGATTTTCGGCGGCTTGGATTACCACAAGTTCCCCAAGATTACTGCTATCGAAAACAAAATGCAGATAGACCAGCCTGTTCAGGTATCTGACATCAGCTTAACGAGCACCTGTGAACATCATTTTGTGACCATTGATGGTACAGCGACGGTGTCATACATACCTAAAGATACGGTGATTGGTCTTTCAAAAATAAACCGCCTTGTAAGCTTCTTTGCTCAACGTCCTCAGGTACAAGAACGTTTAACACAGCAGGTGTTAGTCGCGCTGCAAACATTAACGAATACAGAAGATGTTGCTGTGAGTATTAATGCTACGCACTATTGCGTAAAGGCGAGAGGAATTAGAGATACTAACTCCTACACAAAAACGTCAGCATTGGGCGGTCGCTTTTTAACAGATAATGAATTGAAACGAGAGTTTTTTCGTTAGTAAGCTGCGAAATCTTTTGCGCACAAATAAAAAAGCCGCTTTCTGAAGCGGCTTTTTCGTAGATACCTAATGTCGATTTCTTACTTGAAAAGGTGCTCGCTATCTAAAGCGTCCACAATAAGATTGATACGACCACCAATTCCATCGGCGGGAATAAGACTGAGTATTTTGTTACAGCAACCACAAGACTCATGTTGTTCAAGATACATGTCGCGAGAAGCATTCAGCTGAAAATCATTAATTGCGCCGCAATAGGGGCACATGTATTCCAATGCTTTAACACTTTGCATTGTTTTATCCGTTACCATGTTTTACATATCCATATGACGTAAGTCGAAATCCAGTGTGTGAAAAAATAATTTGTATGACTTTTGGGGCATAAGCTCTAAAAGAAACGACCTA
This genomic window contains:
- the pdeM gene encoding ligase-associated DNA damage response endonuclease PdeM, with the protein product MAITDAWLTEKVSQRQITITKYADYLWLLDARGVAYLPVCDWLIVSDLHLEKGSYLRSYANPLPSLDSTATLKRLESIIDDYKPKRVISLGDSFHDKHSMSRMTNEDREHLCRLVDNVNEWMWVEGNHDPDLPEGIPGTPCFEVVLDNMVFRHEPELNEKREQVIGHYHPKKRTTISRRRYSGKCFTNNNSLFVMPAFGQFTGGLDIDEDVMLTLLPKLPRQVFMLCDGIIFKI
- a CDS encoding carbon-nitrogen hydrolase, with protein sequence MRPVKLKVGLVQQAVADNDKATNWNKSAEQVAKLAAEGCECILLQELHSTLYFCQQEDTDAFDLAEPIPGPATDFFGELAEKHNIVLVTSLFEKRGSGLYHNTAVVFDRSKEIAGKYRKMHIPDDPGFYEKFYFTPGDMGFTPIETSVGKLGVLVCWDQWYPEAARLMAMAGADLLFYPTAIGWDLTDTEEERTRQHGAWETIQRSHAVANSVPVIVANRTGFEASPVEGDPGIQFWGQSFVAGPQGEILAKAEADGETTLSVKLDMERTEQVKRIWPYFRDRRIDAYDELTKRWRD
- a CDS encoding agmatine deiminase family protein is translated as MLGNRIMAPEWHDIDAVMLAWPHAQTDWAPWLEEARATYLNVISAVNRNNAGVILLCAPSDVDDLTPRLPENAQVLIVAASFNDTWMRDYGFITCKDNEGNGSPVEFRFNGWGNKFDASEDNLVNQRYLAAMCKSALRSSPIVAEGGALEIDENGHLLSTAQCLLNPERNGDMSLSAYEDAFKDMLGCSKVTVLQHGHLEGDDTDGHIDTLVRFTPNKGLVIQACNNRPNDSHFEGLKALCDECALELPEHEQFHLPLPHIVNDEGDRLPASYANYLICNKAILLPVYGEEEDAEAIETVQKAHPNHIVEPIDCSVLVRQYGSLHCISMQVPTNTLKDSIITTLKKGVSLHAPS
- a CDS encoding alpha/beta hydrolase family protein, whose product is MTINKLLLTLSLFFFTLGSPHTHAETPKASEFQTESFFKDAKYKLFSVNPSGTAIAYIEPKSDSYNLIIHDLVRGTKDDPITFERQQMHVQHSNRIMSWERHFNYIAELVWLSDNFISLKQYSNGRFHRYVIVEFADRTKTPNPPFRLSYISQPGHWVDTLPNKPSNAIFARYEDDDEYDYYVDLFNLDLSKKIKESNFRRKFKLNKSGPDLQDWIFDAKGWRLGGSRTFNGITEIFARTGSKPRKYRYKEMWKSDKNDAVKVVGGSESGDELYVLTNHRSDKINLRRFNIQNKQFDGIIFEHPSYDLKSVIRHPETKEIIGVSFLEKGMGKQLYFSDNYNELTTRLKTMSQIDGIYAIDMDTSGNNILFVADDSANPEQIFHYNRQSDTFTHLVDLYPWLSNKKLGKTALLKLQSEDGVGLEAFLTLPEVQNPPLVVIPHGGPIGVNDSRHYSGSIQVLVDAGFATLQVNYRGSSGYGKSFKQQGMQQWGRLIEDDIEQALSYAKTHYEVDANNVCIIGGSYGGYSALYSIIRSPELYQCAASFAGVTDLALQFQRSDVQNDDIMTILTEIIGNPNTQKEELFKYSPLYQFKGITKPVFIAHGTDDTVVDIEHAYRLHFALKDNNITHEWMVFDDVGHGFDYVEDEAKYYNALIKFLSKHLKKANATATQS
- the folM gene encoding dihydromonapterin reductase; protein product: MNSPVLITGASQRLGLAMAESLLEQDHRVVVTYRTHRSSISKLEEKGATVLQADFSTEAAIDRAIDEIKAISKTYRGIIHNASDWAQEKDSSNKQDLMERMMMIHAVAPYRINLALEEALCGCEVQADIIHMTDYVQDTGSEKHMAYAASKAALQNLTLSFAKKLAPQVKVNSIAPALLMFNEGDDDAYKQKALKKSLLEMVPGAKEAVKAMNYLFDSDYVTGQTLHLNGGRHLK
- the folE gene encoding GTP cyclohydrolase I FolE; this translates as MLAKEAVIVRDALDPSISEPAQRVREALEAKGLETPMVANGLSDEQKRKRIESAMRDVMDTLGLDLTDDSLCDTPTRIAKMYVNEIFGGLDYHKFPKITAIENKMQIDQPVQVSDISLTSTCEHHFVTIDGTATVSYIPKDTVIGLSKINRLVSFFAQRPQVQERLTQQVLVALQTLTNTEDVAVSINATHYCVKARGIRDTNSYTKTSALGGRFLTDNELKREFFR